The DNA region TGATAGTGAAGACCATTTCAGTTTAGCCAAAGGGAGTGTAAGAACCTAGTCGAGAGCCAAGGGTTAGAACTGAGAGTCGGGTGTTGAGAACCGAGAGCCAAGAGTCGAGAGTTAAGAGCCAAGAGCCAAGAGCCAAGAGCCGAGAGCCGAGAGTCAAGAGCAAGAGCAGGAAGTCATGAGTCGAGAGCCAGGAGTCAGGAATCAAGAGCCAAGAGTCGAGAGTGATCAGAAGTCGAAAATCAAAGGCTAAGAGCTGAAGTCAAGAGTTAAGAGTGCAACTTCCTTAATTTTTACTGGCTATTGTGGTAAGACTGTTGACATTTTTTAATCATATGACATCTGTTAAAAATCTTGTACCAAACTAAAAAATTATCGTTTAAATACAAATAATTTATCTTACTAAAAAAATATCTTTACGGTAATAATTATGAAACATAGTTAATACAATGCACCTTAGGTTTAAAATTTAGGTGAAAAATAGGAAAGAGATAATAACTTGGAATATGGCAGATGATAATTTATTTTACAGTCGCGAcgctttttattaaaaaaacacgATGCTTGCccctttgttttttttctctccaCTGTTGCATTGAATGGATGGCACCCAACAGATGCAAAACAAGCTGTTACTTTGAAACTTTAACTTCAAGAACCAAAAGATAACaatcacaagaagaagaagaagacgactcGGAAGATTCAATGCAACAAATCACCAATCAAGCAACTGATAACATATCAGCAACCTCTTGTGGTGCTGCGACTTTCAGTATTCTTGTTATCCAGTCCAGGCCCAATCTCCAAGAACTGTCAAATATAGTAAAACAGATGGCTAATCGCATCACGCTATCACAGAACAAAGTGTCAGGTTTTGTTTTTAATGCTTTTCTGAAAGCCCAGGTAAAGGATAACTGTCTGTTCAATTCAAACTTCAATATGCAGTATAAGATGGATATGTAACTAAGTTTTTGTGATTTTCCATAAAATGGGAGATTTCTAGCTGCCAAGAACATGGTCTTATTTCTCCAAAACTTTCTTTTTCATCTTGCTGGAATGATCCTGTTTACTCTTTCCTTACACTTACAGGTTTTAGTTTCATATCCTCTATGGATGCAGGCTTCCACTGTTTGAAGAAGCTATTTCGACGCTAGTGCAATAATTCTAACATCTCCCTAAGGTATTCAGATATTTTGTAATCATCTTTTGACTTTGACTAAACAAGGGTTGTCAAAGAATGAGTTTCTGTAACGATGAAAAACTGACTTGTTAAAAAATGCAGTAATTTCGGCCGGCGACGTTGGTGGCGGAGAAGCAGAAGTGGTAGGTTTGAAGGTCGGGATTGAACCCGGCGACGTCAGTGATCGGTTTCGGGATGGGCGCCGCCGCGCCGCCGCGCCGCCGCGCCGCCTACTTCTCTGCGGCCGCATCCATGTATAAGAACCATTCATtctgtaaaataaatttaaaaagaatccGGATCCGAAATGTGCAAAATAAACGGTCGAAAACGGATCTTGATTAGATTGCGTAAACTAATTCGAAGGGAataataataaatacaaaatGCTCCCACCCGTCGGCCGACGCGTAGGTCTGATCCGCCCTCTTCCTTGCAACGTACACGCGTGACATGTCATGCATCGGCCGTCGTACCCGCTGACATTTGTCAGACGACTCCTCTGTCTCCTCGCCGGCGCCACACTTTAATAACAGCGCACGCCGTCACGCTCCTTCATTTTCAATCCCCAACGCTATCAACGAGACGAGCGGAGGCGATCATGGCGCCGGAGCGGGACGAAACAAACTCTTCCGCCAGGCCGCCGTATCAAAATCAGAGCCTCCTCTCGCCGCCGCGCAAGCTCCCCCGCTTCGCCTCCGACGAAGCAGGTACTGCCGGTCCTTTTTAATCACCTCGACCGCCGCGTGTTCGACCGGCGTTGGGTGACGTATTTGGTATTCCTGTCTGCTTCAGGACTGGTGACGATGGCGGCGCCGTCGCCCTTGGTACTGGGTTTAGGCCTCGAGCTCGGCCGAGGAAGCCCCACCGACGCGTCGAAGCCGCCTACCTTCACCTTCATGCAGTTACAGGAGCTGGAGCACCAGGCGCTCATTTTCAAGTACATGGCCGCCGGCCTCCCTGTCCCCCTCCATCTCGTCCTCCCCATTTGGAAGAGCGTCGCCGCCTCATCCTTCGTCCACTGCCATTACCCCTCTCGTTTGTTCCCATCAATCCTCTGTTTCGTTCTTTGTTTAAGAAAAGAATAATGCAATTAACAATGTCCCCTGTTTCGATCGatcccttcttttttttttggcttttaagaaaaaaaaatcgaaCTGTTTTGGATTAATTTGTACGGTTGTGGATTTGTGTGGCAGTGATGGGGTACGGGAGCTTCTTCTTGGACTACCGGAACAACATGGAACCGGAGCCGGGGCGGTGCAGGCGGACGGACGGCAAGAAGTGGCGGTGCTCCAGAGACGTCGTCCCCGACCAGAAGTACTGCGAGCGACACATGCACCGTGGACGCAACCGTTCAAGAAAGCCCGTGGAACCCGCTGGTGCCGCCGCCGCCACATCCACGCAGCTTTCCATTTCCATTCCATCCGCTTTCTCATCCCCCAACTCCACCATTAACAACTGTCTGTGAACTTCATTGGAAGCAGGGGAGGTCAGTTAGAGGTCATCTTTTTTTGCTTCCCTCAAGGTAACGAGAGAGATGGAAACGGACTGGACCAGGTGCAGGACCACCATTGCTGCTGCTGTAGCTGCAATGGAGAGTGAGAGTGAGTGAGATGGAGTGAGGGACAGCTCAGAGTTGTGCGTCTCTGCGATGGCAAATCAATTCGCGGTTCTGACACCGTCAGAGGACGGTGCTGCTGGCGGCAGCTTTTTGTTTTGCTTTCGTTATTTGTAATTTATGGGTGTAGTCTGGACATGAGAACTGAGCTCTCTCATCGCAGTGCTTCTCAGTGTCTCTCTGTTTTACCAGGAAAAAAAAAACGTTGTAGTTCATGGAAGAGATTGAGATTGAGAGATGATGTATAGAAGGAAGTCAAGTTTCATGTGCTGGTGTCAAGTTTCATTGACTAGTCCTTCTAGCAGACTTGCAGTCAATGGCCATGGACAGCGGAGAGTAGAAGGTTTAATTATCAAATTATTACCGTGAACTGCACTTATAAATTACAATGCGTTTGGTGGATGAATATCGAATGGATGTATGTGGGCGTGGAGACAAGACAACTCCTGCACTGCTGAATCCGAATGATATCAGATCATCAGAAACAATGGAATCTTTCTTCCCTAACGTGATTTGAGGTGTCCATGGTGTGGGGGTCGCCCATAATCCTCGGCCAAGTTTGACACGACTTAGGCCATAGCATACGTACCCCACGAATTTAGCCGGAAACAATGGAATCTATTTTCTCTATAAATACTTAAAAGAAAAGGTTTCGCACATTCGTCTACATCATTTCCCAAAACATCCTATTAATCATAGTTACAATTGATGAATACGTCTTAACAAAGAGGTGTACAAGTATGGATCTGTAAATTCTGCAATAGCCGGGACGAGACATTGTTCAGATGAATGAGACCAATGCCCTTGGAAGAACATGCAAATGTGCATGCTCGAATGGAAAGGTTTGTGTTTTGAGCGACTAACCGAGTTCCTCTTCGGCTTGAAGAGTTTGAAGAGTTCTCTTGGCATGGATAGTAATAGCTGCGGTTGCTGCTGCTGCAACGCAAAACCCAATAGCATCATAGATGATCTGCTGCATTGAAAGGAAAACTCCAGTGTTTGTAGCATCCACTAAGCTTCGAATCAGTCTACCGCTGATCTCATATGTCATTTAACAATGAGAAGAAAAAGTGTTAAATGTAGTCCGTTTGAATATTTTGATGAAAACCTTACTTTATAAAAATCATGCACAAGGATATTTTGTTTGAACCATTGTTATGCGGATAACTTAGGACTTTTAGCTTTCATTGGAATGAAGAATAAAGCACACATTTTTCTTCAAGATATTCATGAAGGACGATCGGAATTCTAACTGATGTGATTTGATGATAATGATTCTGTAGTGGCACAGCATTAGCAAACATAAAGAACGGTGGAATGAAGAACTCAAGTCTAGATCATGTAGAGCATGTGCTGCAGGGTAACTGATATCAGTATGTGAATCTGGTAAAATATGAAACCACATAATATACCAACAGAAAAGCTTAAGCATCGGAAAGAACAGAGCAGCACTGGGGGTAAAATGGATGATATATCTTGGATAGACAAGAGGGTCAACTAAAGCAACTTATTCAGAACTTCAAAGCATGAAGAGTTTACCAACCTGTAAATTGTTATGAAGATCTCGTGCACAGTTCCTATAGCTGAACCAGATATATATGGACCATACTTAATATTAGCAGCAACAGCTGCATAATTAAATATAAGATATGGGAACGGTGAAATCCTGAGCAAAACAACGGCTCGAAATTGATGAAACCAATCTCCTTCACAGGCTAATCTTACAATGGCTGCTTTCTTGGGCCATTTCTCCAACCATCTCTGCAGAATCAAGGATCagatttaccaaaaaaaaaaaatagtgtgaAAATTAAGCATGTGTAAAAGGAATGAGAAGAAATAGAGACTAACATGTAGATCACGGCGAAAAAATGATCCAACAAAAAAAGGCAGTGACATGCCTATAAGGCTCCCAGCCATAATTAGCAGAAAGCCATAACCATAGCCAAAAGTCATCCCAGCTATCCACATGCAAGGTGATGAAGGCAACAAGATAGTTGGAAACATGGCAATAGAAGCAAAAAGTAACAGCACAAGGATAGGTCTACTGAATGTTCTTGTTTCCCAGTTCAACACAGGTACAACTACCTGCAAAAAGAAAACCATCTACCACTCTATGATAGGAAGAATTGGGTGGAAAAGGGCTCAAATTAGAGGCTTACAGAAAATTACACAGATATTTTCTTCTACTGTAATTGGGCAAAAAAAAACCTCAGCGTGTATTAAAATGGAATAGATTTTGCAGTTAGCAACAAGTGCACTCAGTAATTTAGAGATCAAATAAAAGCAAGATTGCATCTTCCGTCAGCTACGTCTGTCCTTGGCAAGAAACCAGACACCCACTTAGAGGGTAAACAGTTCCATGGTTAGCTTAGAAATTGTCCTAAAGAATCAATTAAACTGAATATTAAATCTCAATATACCCTGATAGATGTGAAAACTATAGATCCCTAGTTCTGTCATAATGTTACTCAGCAATCACAACGAAGACATTTTTAAATTCCCAAAACAATGCAGATATATACCAATGATGGATGTAAGTACATCTCACAAAAGTAGCACGTGTAGCTAATGCGGATTCAATAACAATTTGAACTACCAAAACTCTTGATCATTAACTTACTAACAAATCAACacgagcatgaatcaaaagaGAAGAATACCAAGCTTAATACGTTTGATTCGCTTTCTGCACATCCAAGTATCTAATTAACCCAGACAACAAAAACATTCCTCATAGGACATAAGAACAAGATGCTTTTGGCAAGTTAGAAGATGAAATATATTTTGAGTCAATAATGTTTAGATAGGAATCCAACTCCTGCCCATGACAAATTACCCcatcatggccggtcccaagcccggataaaggagggttGCTTTAAGTTGCTAGCCAGCGTTAAACTGCAAATGTTTAATAAATGGATCCAAGAAACTACTATGCTAATGCTAGGTTATTCCCCGGAAGGAACACGTTATACAATCTGACTGTGACATCTCCgcaaggaccactacatctccaaaactcgggtgtagtgataaatatgcaaaagTTCGGGTTGCAGCGTCCGACTGTAACTTattggcaaggaccgctacagCTCCATGAGAATTTGGGTATAGAGTTAAATAGGCAAGAGACAGGttggataaaaataaatattataaaaaaaatattagtctAAGATTTGGGCATAGAACGCTCATCGGTAAAATAATGGAGATAGTaaatacgatgattaggagaagaattagtattttgtgtgtacaagaagacaaagatgatagaaaATTCGGATTTTAAGTTATGATATACAGGAAAGAGCAAAATAAGATATGGAGTGGGTATTATAGTAGATAGTTTATTAAAGAATGAAGCTGTACGAGTAATTAGAAAGGGAGATAGAATTATAGCTCTCAAAATAGTAATGGTGaatgaaactatgaacataattagcatatatacctaagtagaattagatgaaaataccaaatcaagattttgggatgacatagatcaagcattacaaaatattctaccgaatgaaatgattttaataggaggcgatctaaatgagcatgtcgaAGTGgaaaatgaagaatatgagagggTGCATAGGGTTATAGGTTTGGAACaataaatgatgaaaaaaaattatattgaatTTTACAATAACATATAACCTTATACTAGCTAAtatgttttttaagaaaaatgaaGAACGTCACGTTcaaaaatgagaataataaatcgcaaattagtTGGGAGAagagatagaaagatttgtaaaaatcGCAAGGTCATCAAGATTAACTACTCAACATAGGTTAAtaatgttggatatacgcctcaatcatagtatcaatagaaggaAAATATACACGACTTCTAGAATTAAGCGGTGAAAGTTAAAGGATGTGAAGCAaaacatatttaaggagaagTTAAAAGTACAAACATTAGATGAAATATATGGTTACTTTAAtatgacatgggataagatgatataaAAGTTAAAAATAGCAACCAAGTGTACTCAGTGTGTCAAAGGGGCATGCGCCaccaagtaaagaatcttggtggtggaatgagaaaaagaaagtgaagaaaaaatgAACGCCTATAAGTAATTATCTATTTATATGAacgaagaa from Zingiber officinale cultivar Zhangliang chromosome 4B, Zo_v1.1, whole genome shotgun sequence includes:
- the LOC121976490 gene encoding growth-regulating factor 10-like isoform X1; this translates as MAPERDETNSSARPPYQNQSLLSPPRKLPRFASDEAGLVTMAAPSPLVLGLGLELGRGSPTDASKPPTFTFMQLQELEHQALIFKYMAAGLPVPLHLVLPIWKSVAASSFVHCHYPSRLFPSILLMGYGSFFLDYRNNMEPEPGRCRRTDGKKWRCSRDVVPDQKYCERHMHRGRNRSRKPVEPAGAAAATSTQLSISIPSAFSSPNSTINNCL
- the LOC121976489 gene encoding uncharacterized protein LOC121976489, whose amino-acid sequence is MTYQAQDAEGIVVLVTRRGTEDANGDYVTLGEGEAHCRRRKWSLICRWLRVVLLCVFLCAAAAPLVIFVGPLIIRKVVVPVLNWETRTFSRPILVLLLFASIAMFPTILLPSSPCMWIAGMTFGYGYGFLLIMAGSLIGMSLPFFVGSFFRRDLHRWLEKWPKKAAIVRLACEGDWFHQFRAVVLLRISPFPYLIFNYAAVAANIKYGPYISGSAIGTVHEIFITIYSGRLIRSLVDATNTGVFLSMQQIIYDAIGFCVAAAATAAITIHAKRTLQTLQAEEELG
- the LOC121976490 gene encoding growth-regulating factor 12-like isoform X2, producing the protein MAPERDETNSSARPPYQNQSLLSPPRKLPRFASDEAGLVTMAAPSPLVLGLGLELGRGSPTDASKPPTFTFMQLQELEHQALIFKYMAAGLPVPLHLVLPIWKSVAASSFVHCHYPSLMGYGSFFLDYRNNMEPEPGRCRRTDGKKWRCSRDVVPDQKYCERHMHRGRNRSRKPVEPAGAAAATSTQLSISIPSAFSSPNSTINNCL